The Reichenbachiella carrageenanivorans region CGCTGCGCCTACATTGCCCCAGCCTTGTATCAAGGCTTTTTTTTCCGTGATGTCGCCACCCCACAGGTTGTAATAATGCCTGACAGCTTCTGATACACCGTAGCCAGTAATCATATCGGCTATGGTATATTTTTTGGCTGTGCTTGGTGTGTATTTTTCGTCTTCTATGATTTTGATTACGCCTTGTCGGAGCTGGCCAATGCGGTTTACTTTTTGGGCTTCGGTAGGGTGGAAGTGTCCAGTAAATACACCTTCTTGTGGGTGCCAGATCCCATGATCTTCTGTGATGGGGATCACCTCATGTATTTCGTCTACGTTTAGATCTCCGCCAGTGCCGTAGTAGTATTTGAGCAGGGGCATCACGGCCGCATACCAGCGCTGGAGTACACCTTCCTTGCGTGGGTCGGCAGGATCGAAGTTGATACCCGATTTGGCACCACCTATGGGAGGGCCTGAGATGCTAAACTTGATTTCCATGGTTTTGGCGAGCGATTCCACCTCGTGTTTGTTGAGTCCTTTGCGCATGCGTGTGCCGCCACCTGCGGCTCCACCTCGTAGCGAATTGATGACTACCCAGCCTTCGGCTTCGGTCTCCGCGTCCTTCCATTCGAATACGACCTCTGGTCGCTTCGATTCAAATTTGTTTAGTAGCTCTTTCATGAGTGGGTCTTGTCGTTGTCTCCTGTTAGACAGGAGACTCTTAGGGATTGTACCCTGATCGTTATATAATTTCTCCTAATTAATGA contains the following coding sequences:
- a CDS encoding Glu/Leu/Phe/Val dehydrogenase dimerization domain-containing protein; translated protein: MKELLNKFESKRPEVVFEWKDAETEAEGWVVINSLRGGAAGGGTRMRKGLNKHEVESLAKTMEIKFSISGPPIGGAKSGINFDPADPRKEGVLQRWYAAVMPLLKYYYGTGGDLNVDEIHEVIPITEDHGIWHPQEGVFTGHFHPTEAQKVNRIGQLRQGVIKIIEDEKYTPSTAKKYTIADMITGYGVSEAVRHYYNLWGGDITEKKALIQGWGNVGAAAAFYLSQMGVKIVGIIDRAGGLINKEGLSFEEIRDLFINRNGNQLNSPDVIPFEEINAQVWKLNAEIFIPAAASRLITQNQLDQMVNSGLEVISCGANVPFADEAIFYGPISEHADQHVSVIPDFIANCGMARVFAYLMSGEVDMTDEAIFSDTSSVIGQALVGIHKRNKTKTLLTNTAFENSLGQLVN